Proteins encoded by one window of Cannabis sativa cultivar Pink pepper isolate KNU-18-1 chromosome 4, ASM2916894v1, whole genome shotgun sequence:
- the LOC115712212 gene encoding uncharacterized protein LOC115712212 has protein sequence MFKHSPRRNGRSRGVKVKHAVQLLLLLGVCVWLAYQLKQSNNKRTQLNLNTRTGSEVLKLGRKDPNPNVEEPVVKDVRHKEEDEEEHKSEENENEGKEGGEDEEIHENDQDRTEEMTEHHGDSVDTQNENEESKNNVGDENESVEGKEKENKESENEINEIDGEKNEQQSENEESEDNKTEETKEQENVEGQREDNKEDREENKDTEENGKKIEETVSSDDQVQDGGDGNNEAREENYKGDDASSAVAHETQNTTETEQRGPEDSEEVKQFENKETQDIVEKENDTKSGVDVNQNDSASVSEIEKTESNDANSKTTEDSGNESDHADTGHGTFHDSTVVSYEHQKMDTNTEENHGSSQQNGTDTTQNPDENAENINTTGDESTQQNAVPEQTEKSEPASNEKQDSGETSAAENENAAKGEFTDTSGTSQQSATSENIEVVQKLEANSNSGSEGTQENVLMMKTDDNDGSSNKENNTDASQNDVQQNTNDNSDNNAGAGQNENKNNIQQKTDDNSGHNADEGQNENKNDAQQNANDNSNAEKNSDSNQNANENGDQSNANGKEGAGQGEQTDAQKENEATPNTDNNADSSQKAKEKGDQSNTNGNEGAGQGEQTNAQKENEATPNTENNADSSQNANGNGDQSNSNGNEGAGQGEQMDAQKENEATANTNNNADSSQNANVNGDHSNTNGNEGAGQGEQTDGQKESEATPNTDNNADSSQNVNGDEGQSNTNGKEGAGQGEQTDAKKDNEASPNTGNNSDSSQNANENGDQSNGNNNGGAGTGEQAEVQKENEVASNDNSNTGQDEQQVNSSDSTVSQDEKDARTDLGTLPDSNDNENTAAE, from the coding sequence ATGTTCAAGCATTCACCTCGCCGGAATGGGAGATCTCGAGGTGTCAAAGTGAAGCATGCTGTTCAACTCCTTCTCTTGCTGGGTGTGTGCGTTTGGCTAGCCTATCAATTGAAGCAGTCCAATAACAAGAGAACACAGCTCAATTTGAACACAAGGACAGGGAGTGAAGTTCTCAAGCTGGGGCGAAAAGATCCCAATCCTAATGTGGAGGAACCAGTTGTTAAAGATGTAAGGCATAAGGAggaggatgaagaagaacacAAGTCCGAAGAGAATGAAAATGAAGGAAAAGAAGGCGGTGAAGATGAAGAAATACATGAAAATGATCAAGATAGGACCGAAGAGATGACTGAGCATCATGGTGATTCTGTAGATACACAGAATGAGAATGAAGAGAGCAAAAACAATGTTGGTGATGAGAATGAGAGTGTAGAGGGAAAAGAGAAGGAAAATAAAGAGAGTGAAAATGAAATCAATGAAATAGACGGGGAGAAAAATGAACAGCAAAGTGAGAATGAAGAAAGTGAGGACAACAAGACTGAGGAGACTAAAGAGCAAGAAAATGTAGAAGGTCAGAGGGAGGATAATAAAGAAGATAGGGAAGAGAACAAGGACACAGAAGAGAATGGAAAGAAGATTGAGGAGACAGTTTCAAGTGATGATCAGGTTCAAGATGGAGGTGATGGAAATAATGAGGCCAGAGAAGAAAATTACAAGGGAGATGATGCTTCTAGTGCTGTAGCTCATGAGACTCAGAATACAACTGAAACCGAGCAACGTGGTCCAGAAGACTCTGAAGAGGTAAAGCAATTTGAAAACAAAGAGACACAGGACATTGTTGAGAAGGAGAACGATACAAAGAGTGGTGTTGATGTCAACCAAAACGACTCAGCTTCGGTCTCAGAAATTGAGAAGACAGAAAGCAATGATGCTAACTCTAAAACCACCGAAGATAGTGGCAACGAGAGTGATCATGCAGATACTGGACATGGTACCTTTCATGATTCAACAGTAGTTTCATATGAGCACCAGAAAATGGATACTAACACTGAAGAAAATCATGGCTCCTCACAGCAGAATGGGACAGATACAACTCAAAATCCAGATGAGAATGCAGAGAATATTAATACCACAGGGGATGAGTCTACTCAGCAAAATGCTGTACCAGAGCAAACTGAAAAGTCAGAACCAGCTAGCAATGAGAAACAAGATTCTGGGGAGACTTCAGCAGCAGAGAATGAAAATGCTGCTAAAGGAGAGTTCACAGATACCTCTGGAACTTCTCAACAATCAGCAACGAGTGAAAATATTGAAGTTGTTCAGAAGCTAGAAGCCAACAGCAATTCTGGATCTGAGGGAACTCAAGAAAATGTGCTAATGATGAAGACCGACGATAATGATGGATCCTCGAATAAAGAAAACAATACTGATGCAAGCCAGAACGATGTCCAGCAGAACACAAATGATAATTCTGATAATAATGCTGGTGCAGGCCAGAATGAGAACAAGAACAACATACAGCAGAAGACAGATGATAATTCAGGTCACAATGCTGATGAGGGCCAGAATGAGAACAAAAACGATGCTCAGCAGAATGCAAATGATAACTCAAATGCAGAAAAAAATTCTGATTCCAATCAGAATGCAAATGAGAATGGTGACCAAAGCAATGCAAATGGAAAAGAAGGTGCAGGTCAAGGAGAACAAACCGATGCCCAGAAGGAGAATGAAGCGACACCAAATACAGATAATAATGCTGATTCTAGCCAAAAAGCAAAGGAGAAGGGAGACCAGAGCAACACAAATGGCAACGAAGGTGCGGGCCAAGGAGAGCAGACTAATGCCCAGAAGGAGAATGAAGCTACACCAAACACAGAAAACAATGCTGATTCCAGCCAAAATGCAAATGGAAATGGTGACCAGAGCAACTCAAATGGGAATGAAGGTGCTGGCCAAGGAGAGCAGATGGACGCCCAGAAGGAGAATGAAGCAACGGCAAACACAAACAACAATGCTGATTCCAGCCAAAATGCAAATGTGAATGGAGACCACAGCAACACAAATGGCAATGAAGGTGCTGGCCAAGGAGAACAGACTGATGGCCAGAAGGAGAGTGAAGCAACACCAAACACAGACAATAATGCTGATTCCAGTCAAAATGTGAATGGCGACGAAGGCCAGAGCAACACAAATGGCAAAGAAGGTGCGGGCCAAGGAGAGCAAACTGATGCAAAAAAGGATAATGAAGCATCTCCAAACACAGGCAACAATTCTGATTCCAGCCAAAATGCAAATGAGAATGGAGACCAGAGCAATGGAAATAACAATGGAGGTGCAGGCACAGGAGAACAAGCTGAAGTCCAGAAGGAGAATGAAGTAGCCTCAAATGATAACAGCAATACAGGCCAAGATGAGCAGCAAGTCAATTCTTCGGATTCTACTgtatctcaagatgagaaagatGCGCGAACTGACTTGGGAACTCTACCAGATAGCAATGACAATGAAAATACAGCTGCTGAGTAA
- the LOC115712239 gene encoding cytochrome c oxidase subunit 6a, mitochondrial isoform X2 → MAMAMVRSGLRTALRGGSRAPAQPKRNFSSSGHHDDAYETAKWEKITYVGIVGCTIFAIYNLSKGHPHYDEPPAYPYLHIRNKEFPWGPDGLFETKNHH, encoded by the exons ATGGCTATGGCTATGGTCCGATCGGGTTTAAGAACCGCCTTGCGCGGTGGCTCTCGAGCCCCTGCTCAACCTAAGCGCAACTTTTCCTCTTCTGGTCATCACGACGATGCTT ATGAGACTGCAAAGTGGGAAAAGATAACATACGTGGGCATTGTGGGGTGCACCATTTTTGCAATTTACAACTTATCAAAGGGTCACCCCCACTACGATGAGCCTCCT GCTTACCCATATCTGCACATCCGCAATAAGGAGTTTCCCTGGG GTCCAGATGGCCTTTTCGAGACTAAGAATCACCACTAG
- the LOC115717507 gene encoding 2-methylene-furan-3-one reductase-like: MFFDVKLAKHVFGVSKVAATASTAKLELLKRLGADWSINYTKENVEEIQEKFDVVYDTVGQVEQGLKVVKEGGKVVSIYKPAVGAIFYGLSSSGITLEKLEPYLENGKVKAVIDPKGLFPFTNTMEAFAYLQTSRATGKVVIYPIP; the protein is encoded by the exons ATGTTTTTTGATGTGAAG CTAGCAAAACATGTTTTCGGGGTGTCGAAAGTGGCTGCAACCGCAAGCACAGCCAAGCTTGAGTTGTTGAAGAGGTTGGGAGCTGATTGGAGTATTAATTACACAAAGGAGAATGTTGAGGaaattcaagagaaatttgATGTAGTGTATGATACAGTTG GACAAGTTGAACAAGGTTTAAAAGTAGTGAAAGAAGGTGGGAAGGTTGTGTCAATATATAAGCCAGCAGTTGGAGCAATATTTTATGGTTTGAGTTCAAGTGGTATTACTTTGGAGAAATTGGAACCTTACTTGGAGAATGGTAAGGTTAAGGCAGTGATTGATCCCAAAGGCTTATTCCCTTTTACCAATACTATGGAGGCTTTTGCTTATCTTCAGACTTCTAGAGCCACTGGAAAGGTTGTCATTTATCCCATTCCATGA
- the LOC115712220 gene encoding cysteine desulfurase, mitochondrial yields the protein MASKLIASNLRQTLKRTSSIFSHARSNSTAASAALASPAEPYGETDGVTMKGVKIAGRPLYLDMQATSPVDPRVLDAMLPFYVSQYGNPHSRTHMYGWEADEAVETARAQVADLIGASPKEIVFTSGATECNNISVKGVMHFYKEKKRHVITTQTEHKCVLDSCRHLQQEGFEVTYLPVGSDGLVDLEKLRSSIRPDTGLISVMAVNNEIGVIQPMEEIGQICKEFNIPFHTDAAQALGKIPVNVDKWNVSLMSLSGHKVYGPKGVGALYMRRRPRIRVEPQMNGGGQERGIRSGTVPTPLVVGMGAACELAKKEMEYDEKRITALQDRMLNGIRAKLDGVVVNGSMDRRYAGNLNLSFAYVEGESLLMGLKEVAVSSGSACTSASLEPSYVLRALGVDEDMAHTSIRFGIGRFTTEAEIDHAVELTVHQVEKLREMSPLYEMVKEGINIKDIQWSQH from the coding sequence ATGGCTTCGAAGCTAATCGCTTCAAATCTCCGCCAAACCCTAAAGAGAACCTCTTCAATCTTTTCTCATGCACGCTCCAATTCAACCGCCGCTTCCGCCGCCTTAGCTTCTCCGGCGGAACCCTATGGGGAAACTGATGGGGTTACCATGAAAGGAGTGAAAATCGCCGGAAGGCCGCTTTATCTCGATATGCAAGCCACGTCTCCGGTCGATCCTAGGGTTCTCGATGCCATGCTGCCGTTTTATGTGTCTCAATACGGAAACCCTCATTCCAGAACTCATATGTACGGATGGGAAGCGGACGAGGCGGTGGAGACCGCCCGCGCCCAGGTGGCGGATCTCATTGGCGCTTCGCCTAAGGAGATTGTTTTCACCTCTGGCGCTACGGAATGCAATAATATTTCTGTAAAGGGCGTTATGCATTTCTACAAGGAGAAGAAGCGTCATGTTATCACCACCCAGACTGAGCACAAGTGCGTTCTTGACTCCTGCCGTCATCTACAGCAAGAGGGCTTCGAGGTCACTTACCTTCCAGTCGGTTCTGATGGCCTCGTCGATCTGGAGAAGCTCAGGTCTTCAATTCGACCTGATACGGGTTTGATTTCAGTCATGGCGGTCAACAATGAGATAGGCGTGATTCAACCCATGGAAGAAATCGGCCAAATCTGTAAGGAATTCAATATCCCTTTTCATACTGATGCAGCTCAGGCCTTAGGTAAAATTCCCGTTAATGTTGATAAGTGGAATGTTAGTTTAATGTCTTTAAGTGGGCATAAGGTTTATGGACCCAAAGGAGTTGGGGCTTTGTATATGAGACGAAGACCAAGAATTAGGGTCGAACCGCAGATGAACGGTGGTGGGCAGGAAAGAGGTATCCGAAGTGGCACCGTTCCTACTCCTCTGGTTGTGGGAATGGGGGCTGCTTGTGAGCTTGCTAAGAAGGAGATGGAGTATGATGAGAAGAGAATTACTGCTTTACAGGACCGAATGCTTAATGGGATTAGAGCAAAACTTGATGGGGTTGTAGTGAATGGAAGTATGGATAGACGGTATGCTGGGAATTTGAACTTGTCGTTTGCCTACGTTGAGGGGGAGAGCTTGCTTATGGGGTTAAAGGAAGTGGCTGTGTCGAGTGGGAGTGCTTGTACTAGTGCCAGTTTGGAACCATCTTATGTGTTGAGAGCTTTAGGTGTTGATGAAGACATGGCTCATACCTCCATTAGGTTTGGGATTGGAAGGTTTACAACAGAGGCAGAAATTGATCATGCAGTAGAACTTACCGTCCACCAGGTGGAGAAGTTGAGGGAAATGAGTCCACTTTACGAAATGGTTAAGGAAGGGATCAACATCAAGGACATTCAATGGTCACAGCATTGA
- the LOC115712239 gene encoding cytochrome c oxidase subunit 6a, mitochondrial isoform X1 → MAMAMVRSGLRTALRGGSRAPAQPKRNFSSSGHHDDAYETAKWEKITYVGIVGCTIFAIYNLSKGHPHYDEPPAYPYLHIRNKEFPWGMILSSLFIQYSFFLYCASIPKCGKICSGNMKLHFVCLLNSAIYARIFQQCTYFYFVISGIYVHFFYLHCTVVLTSS, encoded by the exons ATGGCTATGGCTATGGTCCGATCGGGTTTAAGAACCGCCTTGCGCGGTGGCTCTCGAGCCCCTGCTCAACCTAAGCGCAACTTTTCCTCTTCTGGTCATCACGACGATGCTT ATGAGACTGCAAAGTGGGAAAAGATAACATACGTGGGCATTGTGGGGTGCACCATTTTTGCAATTTACAACTTATCAAAGGGTCACCCCCACTACGATGAGCCTCCT GCTTACCCATATCTGCACATCCGCAATAAGGAGTTTCCCTGGGGTATGATTTTGTCATCGTTGTTTATTCAGTACTCATTTTTTCTTTACTGTGCCTCAATTCCCAAATGTGGGAAGATATGCAGTGGTAACATGAAGCTtcattttgtttgtttgttaaaTAGTGCCATATACGCTAGAATATTTCAACAATgcacttatttttattttgtcatATCAGGaatttatgttcattttttttatttacattgcACGGTTGTACTCACATCCTCTTAA
- the LOC115712217 gene encoding probable E3 ubiquitin-protein ligase ARI2, with product MPVSTGLILRLSGFTMGDYNDDGANFYLYDDDDGGDDSDESNYDLQLFEDTPSVSNIEKASSVKVITKGSLLAAQREDLGKVMEILSLKEHHARTLLIHCRWDMEKLLTILVEKGKDELYSKAGVTSLEQDDNSAAADSSKLSISSMVLCTICYEDVPPCEITTMDCGHYFCNSCWTEHFIVKISEGQSRRIGCMEHKCYSVCDEEKVRNLVNSRDPNLAEKFDRFLLESYIEDNSKVKWCPSAPHCGNAIRIGDDIEEILEIECACGQQFCFNCLSEAHSPCPCPIWEMWSKKSLLDSENANWLTVHTKPCPNCHKPVEKNGGCNHVGCVCGKSFCWHCGDPLNKEHKCGRYVEKSEKKEEFGLITQNYLLRYTHYLNRYKAHLDSLKLESKLKKTGEEKILCLIESDAIVTNYSWVSNGIDRLFRSRRILSYSYAFAYYMFGDEPFENCITNKEERKRKQNLFEDQQQQLELNVEKLSSMIEDPFEYFPQDEISLRKAHIINLTRVVDKLCKELYECIENDFMDSYECANSNIALYKSNGVEKASKLVIHEDMQPSPSNGEVNKRPCKSSSSNESYTAEVKIEAEESSLKRLKVFPV from the exons ATGCCAGTGAGCACAG GTTTAATATTACGTTTGAGTGGGTTCACCATGGGAGACTATAACGATGATGGTGCTAATTTTTACCTCTATGACGATGACGATGGTGGTGATGATTCCGATGAATCTAATTATGACCTCCAATTATTCGAAGACACTCCCTCAGTCTCAAATATTGAAAAAGCTAGTTCCGTTAAG gtaATTACAAAAGGGTCTCTCTTGGCTGCACAG AGGGAGGATTTGGGGAAGGTGATGGAAATTTTATCATTGAAAGAGCACCATGCACGGACCTTACTCATTCACTGTCGTTGGGATATGGAAAAGTTGCTCACCATTCTTGTGGAGAAAGGGAAGGATGAGTTATACAGTAAGGCTGGTGTGACCTCATTGGAACAGGACGATAATTCTGCTGCTGCTGACTCATCGAAGTTGTCAATTTCATCTATGGTTTTGTGCACTATTTGTTATGAGGATGTTCCTCCATGTGAGATCACAACCATGGACTGTGGTCACTACTTTTGCAACTCTT GTTGGACAGAGCACTTTATAGTAAAGATAAGTGAAGGGCAGAGTAGGCGGATTGGATGTATGGAACACAAGTGTTACTCAGTGTGTGATGAAGAGAAAGTAAGAAATCTAGTGAACTCAAGGGATCCTAACCTTGCTGAGAAATTTGATCGTTTTCTTCTAGAATCATACATTGAGGATAATAGTAAGGTTAAGTGGTGTCCAAGTGCTCCCCATTGTGGAAATGCCATTCGTATTGGCGATGATATTGAAGAAATACTTGAAATTGAATGTGCATGTGGTCAACAATTTTGCTTTAATTGCCTATCTGAAGCACACTCACCTTGTCCATGTCCAATCTGGGAAATGTGGAGTAAAAAAAGTCTACTTGATTCAGAGAATGCTAACTGGCTTACAGTTCATACAAAGCCCTGCCCAAACTGTCACAAACCAGTTGAAAAGAATGGAGGTTGCAATCATGTAGGATGTGTTTGTGGTAAATCATTTTG TTGGCATTGTGGTGACCCATTAAACAAGGAACACAAATGTGGAAGATATGTAGAAAAATCTGAAAAGAAAGAGGAATTTGGTCTTATTACACAGAATTACCTATTGCGTTATACTCACTACCTTAACCGTTATAAAGCTCATCTAGATTCTTTAAAGCTTGAAAGTAAGCTTAAGAAAACCGGTGAAGAAAAGATATTATGTTTGATAGAAAGTGATGCAATAGTAACAAATTATAGTTGGGTGAGCAATGGAATCGACAGACTCTTCAGGTCAAGGCGAATTCTTTCCTACTCTTACGCTTTTGCATATTACATGTTTGGTGATGAACCATTTGAAAATTGCATCACCAACAaggaagagagaaaaagaaagcaAAACTTGTTTGAggaccaacaacaacaacttgAGCTAAATGTTGAGAAGCTTTCATCGATGATAGAAGACCCTTTCGAATATTTTCCACAAGATGAAATCTCGCTTAGAAAAGCGCATATTATCAATCTAACCAGAGTTGTTGATAAGTTATGCAAAGAACT GTATGAATGCATAGAAAATGATTTTATGGACTCTTACGAATGTGCAAATTCTAATATTGCTCTTTACAAGTCAAATGGGGTGGAAAAAGCTTCGAAGCTCGTTATTCATGAAGATATGCAACCCTCTCCCAGTAACG GTGAGGTGAACAAACGTCCTTGCAAATCTTCATCAAGCAATGAATCATATACGGCCGAAGTTAAAATTGAAGCTGAAGAGTCTTCTTTGAAGCGTCTTAAAGTGTTTCCCGTGTAG